TTGGCTTCGGTGGACATAACGCGTCCATTGTCTTGAAAAAAGTAGACGCATAATGATGAAACCCTTTTCTTGTTGCTGTACATGTACAGAACGAGGAGAGGGTTTTATTTTTTAAAAAATCGCGAGGGATTGCACATGAAAAAGACATCCCGCAATAACGGAATGCCTTCTGCCTATTCATATTGTTGTCCCTTTCGTACATAAGGTAGAGAGGGGGAATGTAAGATGAGAAAATTGCTATTTGTCCTTAGCTATCTCATAACAGTCATGACGGCAACTCATCTTATTTTGTATTTAAACTTTATGGCGCTCGGATATTCTCTTAAAAGTGTTTTTATCTACATGACAACGACACTCGATTTTAAAGTCTTTTGTGTCGCGGTTTGCGTGTTGCATCTTACTATTTTCTTCCGAGTCCCATCGCGCGTTCCATTTTTTGTAACGTCTCGCTAGCAATGACTTGTGCTTTTTTTGCACCTTCATCTAGAATGCGATCAAGCTCTTCTGAATGAAGTAATTCTTCGTATCGTTGGTGAATCGGTGCCAGATGATCAATAATCGCATTAGCAACGGATTGCTTGAAATCACCGTACCCATTTCCTTCGTATTTTTTTACTAAGTCAGGGATCGACACATCCGTTAAAGCTGACTCAATAATTAACAAATTCGATACGCCAGGTTTATTTACTTCGTCAAACGCTACAACGCCTTCCGAATCCGTGACAGCACTTTTAATCTTTTTCTCGATTTCTTTTGGTGTATCAAGTAACGAAATCGTCGATTTTTTATTCGGATCCGATTTGCTCATTTTTTTCGTCGGATCTTGTAATGCTTTAATACGCGCACCGTTTTTCGGAAGACTGATCTCTGGGATGGTTAAGATGTCTCCATAACGTTTGTTAAATCGTTCCGCTAAATCACGAGTCAATTCGACATGTTGTTTTTGGTCGTCTCCTACAGGCACTATATCGGTGTTATACAGTAAAATATCCGCAGCCATTAACGGTGGATACGTAAGAAGGGAGGCAGAAACTCCTTCTTTACCAGAGGATTTGTCTTTAAATTGTGTCATGCGCTCTAATTCCCCAATGTATGAAAGACATTGCATGATCCATCCCGCTTGTGCGTGTGCAGATACTTCTGATTGGATAAATAAAATTGCTTTATCTGGGTCAATACCAACTGCTAAGTACAGTGCAGCGAGTGAACGGATGCTTTGTTGTAAAGCTGCTGGGTCTTGCGGAACCGTTATCGCATGCTGATCGACGACACAAAAAATGCACTCGTGATCATCTTGAAGCTTCGTGAATTGACGGAAGGCACCGATATAATTTCCTAGGGTGACAATTCCTGTCGGTTGGACACCTGAAAAAATGCGTTTCATGTTGATTTCCTCCTTGTTTTTGGCAATAAAAAAACACATCTTCTCCCGAAAAAGGGACGAATGATGTGTAATCCGCGGTACCACCCAAATTGCTTGTAACAAGCCACTTGTTTTTCGTAACGTGAAAAAACGTATTTTACTAGTAAGTAGTACTGTTCATAAAATAAGCTCAAAAGGCCATTCCATTTGTCGATTGATCTGTTCGCACCATCCACAGACTCTCTAAACAACCGGTCAAATGTACTATTCTCTATCATTGCTTTTCGATATGCTGTTAGGTGACATTATAATATAGAAGAAAGTCGAAAATCAAGTAGGATTTTTCTATAAATAATACACGACTAAAGCGACCACCATTGTCAGTAAAATGGTACCACCAATTTGGAAAAATGGAACAGCGGAGAAATCGATTACCTGTGATGGAAGACGCATATTTAGCATATCCTCTTCCTGGTGTCGTCGCGTGAAGACGTCTCGAATACTTTTTGTAAAAATATCAAAAAATCCTCCAGCCACTACATAAACAAAAATTCCTAAAAGAAAAACAATCCCTCCAACAACAAATGAAACATTGATGTAAGAAAGTAACGAGAAATTTTTATAGTAAAGTAACATAGATATGGCAATTATTACTTCTAAAATTCCAAAAAATACAAGCTTGCGTGTCAATTCGTTCA
The Paenisporosarcina cavernae genome window above contains:
- the trpS gene encoding tryptophan--tRNA ligase; this translates as MKRIFSGVQPTGIVTLGNYIGAFRQFTKLQDDHECIFCVVDQHAITVPQDPAALQQSIRSLAALYLAVGIDPDKAILFIQSEVSAHAQAGWIMQCLSYIGELERMTQFKDKSSGKEGVSASLLTYPPLMAADILLYNTDIVPVGDDQKQHVELTRDLAERFNKRYGDILTIPEISLPKNGARIKALQDPTKKMSKSDPNKKSTISLLDTPKEIEKKIKSAVTDSEGVVAFDEVNKPGVSNLLIIESALTDVSIPDLVKKYEGNGYGDFKQSVANAIIDHLAPIHQRYEELLHSEELDRILDEGAKKAQVIASETLQKMERAMGLGRK
- a CDS encoding DUF3899 domain-containing protein, whose protein sequence is MTRKLVFFGILEVIIAISMLLYYKNFSLLSYINVSFVVGGIVFLLGIFVYVVAGGFFDIFTKSIRDVFTRRHQEEDMLNMRLPSQVIDFSAVPFFQIGGTILLTMVVALVVYYL